CGAACGGCTGTGGATCCTGATCCTGGTTCCGCTGCTGATCGTGGCCTACCTGGTGATCCTGCGGCTGAAGAAGCGGGTCGGGATGCGGTTCACCAACACCTCGCTGCTGGCCCAGGTGATGCCGCGGCAGTCCCAGTGGCGTCGCCACCTGGCGGTCGCGTTGTCGCTGCTCAGCCTGATCGCGTTGAGCCTGGCCTGGGCCCGTCCCAATGGCATCGAGATGGTGCCGCGGGAACGCGCCACGGTCGTCCTGGTGATCGACATCTCGCAGTCGATGGCGGCCACCGACATCAAGCCGAGTCGGCTGGAAGCGGCCAAGCAGGCAGCCCTGGAGTTCGCCAACGATCTTCCGGCCAAGTACAACCTGTCCCTGGTGAGCCTGTCGGGTAACCCGTCGGTGCGGCTGCCACCGACCACCGACCGGACCCAGGCCCGGCTGGCGATCCAGAGCCTGAAGGTGCAGGACTCGACCGCCATCGGTGAGGCCGTGTACGTGAGCCTGGACGCCCTGAAGATGGCCCCGGCCGGCCCGGACGGGGACAAGCGCCCGGCGCCGGGCGCGATCGTCCTGCTGTCCGACGGCCAGAACACGGCCGGCCGCTCTCCGGTGCAGTCGGCCTTCGCGGCCAAGCAGGCCGGGGTGCCGATCTACACGATCGCCTACGGCACCGCCAACGGCCACGTCGACTTGGACGGGGTCCGGCAGTCGGTGCCGCCGGATCCGCAGGCGCTCGCCGAGCTGGCCAGAGACTCCGGCGGCCGCACCTACAGCGCCGAGGACCTCGGCCAGCTGAGCCGGGTCTATGACAACATCCGCAGCGAGGTCGGCCAGACGCCGACCAAGAAGGAGACCACCGCGATCTGGGCCGGCTACGGCCTGGCCTTCGCCGTGGTGGCCGCTCTGGCTGCCGTTTCCTTGGGGGCGAGATGGCCCTGATCCCGACCGAGTTCATGCGTCCCGATCGGCTGTGGTGGCTGCTGATCATCCCCATCCTGGTGGCGCTGTACGTGTTCCTTTTGTGGTGG
The nucleotide sequence above comes from Propionicimonas paludicola. Encoded proteins:
- a CDS encoding VWA domain-containing protein encodes the protein MFSWPTFLNPERLWILILVPLLIVAYLVILRLKKRVGMRFTNTSLLAQVMPRQSQWRRHLAVALSLLSLIALSLAWARPNGIEMVPRERATVVLVIDISQSMAATDIKPSRLEAAKQAALEFANDLPAKYNLSLVSLSGNPSVRLPPTTDRTQARLAIQSLKVQDSTAIGEAVYVSLDALKMAPAGPDGDKRPAPGAIVLLSDGQNTAGRSPVQSAFAAKQAGVPIYTIAYGTANGHVDLDGVRQSVPPDPQALAELARDSGGRTYSAEDLGQLSRVYDNIRSEVGQTPTKKETTAIWAGYGLAFAVVAALAAVSLGARWP